Proteins from one Astatotilapia calliptera chromosome 8, fAstCal1.2, whole genome shotgun sequence genomic window:
- the fam171a2b gene encoding protein FAM171A2, protein MPANCISRLLLFVSVCAVWEALAKSLPDQGALEVQIRVQVFDNSDLSQLADAQVEVHGNQTLLASSRAGKDGVVRVNFLYRAGTWVIITASKQDYVTNSVPWHSSRIPLYAAVSLYLLVQRPGTLILYDDVLQVLSGSPGARNQPLVQLQRKSIQLPSSSNYTALTAVLTTARSQYEIGGFPFLLGQETNSSGAETGWMDLTALAVVSIQLFDKDGSVIRVSDPIHISVPLPSDTRNRMATSVPAWLYQPKTGLWVRNGTGYIKKDGTQFVWNVVVPQMGYWLAAFPTSSGLGLSHPGLRDITTYHTLFLLSILGSLALLVLILLCVLLYYCRRKCLKPRRQQGKPHTSNLNGAKRDQGTSTSRLNLICGGHVESGPSNDKSDLSPSRDYQSSREDLTKHVPAHMLRHAKGKNASGSQRGESFPMKVTRATETNNLDSPLLHDDYNRNYSPKDNKESDYHRHHNANDNRGYSSDPPSPPRFQGYVPSQSDKPPDYSAAAADSLARPTSLNTQPGQIIFCSSIDQMKENMYRSMVPTLVIPAHYMRLPSEFSGKDGKDQKDHDKDGTQMGGGQQHHHHHSQKQGQQQQQQGGSQGDDSEEPSWASDSSGGPVTIPVLFNDSTMAQMNGELQALTEKKLLELGVKQHPRAWFISLDGRANAHVRHSYIDVGNDLSGGGGFGGGSSSTPRDVNLEPPLEAQERKSAGNRKGKDERWGTGGRKGHGVSSSGGKSYSKLAYPDHSEPSSSEGRPVSPEENSLTPLLDEGPSSRGSTIPRRGRSRVNSSRSSNSENRRDSMTSPEDDSEDKDENKKSPWQKIEDRPLMVFHPRK, encoded by the exons ATGCCAGCCAACTGCATCTCCCGTTTGCTCCTCTTCGTGTCGGTGTGCGCGGTCTGGGAGGCGCTGGCCAAATCTCTTCCAGATCAGGGAGCACTGG AGGTGCAAATAAGAGTCCAGGTGTTCGACAACAGCGACCTGTCCCAGTTGGCAGACGCTCAGGTGGAAGTACACGGCAACCAGACCCTGTTGGCGTCCAGCCGTGCTGGCAAGGATGGCGTGGTGAGAGTCAACTTCCTGTACCGTGCGGGAACATGGGTCATTATTACAGCCTCCAAACAAGACTACGTCACCAACTCTGTGCCCTGGCACTCCAGCCGCATCCCGC tGTATGCAGCAGTCAGCCTGTACCTGCTCGTTCAGAGGCCGGGAACTCTTATTCTGTACGATGACGTCCTGCAGGTGCTCTCTGGGTCTCCAG ggGCTCGTAACCAGCCGCTGGTGCAGCTCCAGAGGAAGTCCATTCAGCTGCCGTCCAGCTCCAACTACACAGCACtcactgctgtgctgaccacAGCCAGGAGCCAGTATGAAATCGGGGGATTCCCCTTCCTGCTGGGCCAAGAGACCAACAGCTCAG GTGCAGAAACTGGGTGGATGGACTTGACGGCGCTGGCAGTGGTCAGCATTCAGCTTTTTGATAAAGATGGCAGCGTGATCCGCGTTTCAGATCCGATCCACATCTCTGTGCCGCTGCCATCAGACACCCGAAACAGGATGGCCACGAGTGTGCCCGCTTGGCTGTATCAGCCAAAGACGG GGCTGTGGGTTCGGAACGGGACGGGCTACATCAAAAAGGACGGGACGCAGTTTGTCTGGAACGTCGTGGTTCCTCAGATGGGATACTGGTTGGCTGCCTTTCCGACGTCTTCAG GTTTAGGTTTGTCTCATCCAGGCTTGAGGGATATCACCACCTACCACACTCTGTTCCTGCTCTCCATCCTGGGATCGCTGGCCCTGTTGGTGCTCATCTTGCTCTGTGTGCTGCTCTACTACTGCAG ACGGAAGTGTCTGAAACCACGTCGACAGCAAGGCAAACCTCACACGTCCAATCTAAACGGTGCTAAGAGAGACCAGGGCACATCCACGTCACGGCTAAATCTGATCTGTGGAGGCCATGTCGAATCAGGCCCCTCCAATGACAAATCTGACTTGTCGCCATCGCGAGACTACCAGAGTTCAAGGGAGGATTTAACTAAGCATGTTCCAGCCCACATGCTACGACACGCAAAGGGTAAAAATGCGTCAGGTTCCCAACGGGGTGAAAGCTTCCCCATGAAGGTTACACGTGCCACAGAGACCAACAACTTGGACAGCCCTTTGCTGCATGACGACTACAACCGGAACTACAGCCCCAAAGACAACAAGGAGTCCGACTATCACAGACACCACAACGCCAACGACAATCGAGGGTACTCCTCCGATCCCCCATCCCCACCTCGCTTCCAAGGCTACGTCCCAAGCCAGTCCGACAAGCCTCCGGATTAttccgcagcagcagcagacagccTTGCCCGACCTACTTCCCTCAACACCCAACCAGGTCAGATCATCTTTTGCAGCTCCATTGAccagatgaaggagaacatgtaCCGTAGCATGGTGCCAACCCTGGTTATCCCCGCCCACTACATGCGCCTGCCATCTGAGTTTTCTGGCAAAGATGGCAAGGACCAGAAGGATCACGACAAAGATGGCACACAGATGGGAGGGGGCCAGcagcaccatcaccaccactcCCAGAAACAaggccagcagcagcaacagcaaggAGGATCTCAAGGCGACGACTCTGAAGAACCGAGCTGGGCATCTGACTCATCCGGGGGACCTGTGACCATCCCAGTGCTATTCAACGATTCCACCATGGCTCAAATGAACGGGGAACTGCAAGCTCTGACAGAGAAGAAGCTCCTGGAACTTGGAGTTAAACAACACCCGAGGGCGTGGTTCATCTCTCTTGATGGTCGAGCTAATGCTCACGTGCGCCACTCCTACATAGATGTTGGGAATGACCTCAGTGGCGGTGGTGGATTCGGAGGTGGCTCCAGCAGCACTCCACGGGATGTCAACCTGGAACCGCCTCTGGAGGCCCAAGAGCGAAAATCAGCTGGAAATAGAAAGGGAAAAGATGAGCGCTGGGGGACGGGAGGACGGAAGGGCCACGGTGTTAGCAGCAGCGGCGGGAAGAGTTACTCCAAGCTGGCCTACCCTGACCACAGCGAGCCCAGCAGCAGTGAGGGACGTCCCGTCTCTCCCGAGGAGAACTCCCTAACCCCTCTTCTGGACGAAGGCCCGTCCTCCCGAGGATCCACCATCCCTAGAAGAGGACGCAGCCGCGTGAACAGCAGCCGCAGCAGCAACAGCGAGAACCGCCGCGACTCCATGACCAGTCCAGAGGATGATTCCGAGGACAAAGATGAGAACAAGAAGAGCCCCTGGCAGAAGATCGAAGACAGGCCTCTGATGGTCTTCCACCCCAGGAAGTGA